One segment of Anopheles stephensi strain Indian chromosome 3, UCI_ANSTEP_V1.0, whole genome shotgun sequence DNA contains the following:
- the LOC118509503 gene encoding alpha-tocopherol transfer protein-like: MSPNPLPLPCLEKVPESYDDEYEHPQGPESINKTLEVIREVDRSTVEQNLAQLRDWIAKHPHIRQCRTDARFLLRFLRARKHSFLAASQVLERYLAARILHPTWFQRLDIRDPELADLTDIGFLYTLKERDPDGCLVTLCDWGLIDPKRYTVDHSNRMHALLVEAFGDDPLFQCAGIIVIFDLQHIQLAHHSIVSLSVLRQVAQYVNNAIPIRCKAIHAVNVPSGALWIVNGLLGFLNEKIRNRCSLFRDYDELAEKFDRSLLPKEHGGKEPKSEHIRAFRERCERYRERMLLLDEMDIDLDHNEPYSRHALLDDIEGGAVGSFRKLELD, encoded by the exons ATGTCACCCAATCCGTTGCCTTTGCCCTGCCTGGAAAAGGTCCCAGAAAGCTACGATGACGAGTACGAGCATCCGCAGGGTCCAGAGTCTATCAACAAAACGTTGGAAGTAATCCGCGAGGTGGATCGTTCGACGGTGGAACAAAACCTGGCTCAGTTGCGTGATTGGATTGCAAAACATCCCCACATCCGTCAGTGTCGTACGGACGCCCGCTTTCTGTTGCGCTTCTTGCGTGCCAGAAAGCACTCCTTCCTGGCGGCTTCGCAAGTGCTTGAGCGATATTTAGCGGCCCGCATACTGCATCCAACCTGGTTCCAGCGCTTAGACATTCGCGATCCAGAACTGGCGGATCTCACCGATATCGGATTCCTGTACACTCTGAAGGAACGCGATCCGGACGGATGTCTAGTGACATTGTGCGATTGGGGACTGATCGATCCGAAGCGGTACACCGTCGATCATAGCAATCGGATGCATGCGCTGCTGGTTGAGGCGTTCGGTGACGATCCACTGTTTCAGTGTGCCGGGATAATAGTGATCTTCGATCTGCAGCACAtacagctcgcacatcacaGTATAGTGTCGTTGAGTGTATTGCGGCAGGTAGCACAGTACGTGAACAACGCTATTCCAATCCGCTGTAAGGCTATCCACGCCGTTAACGTACCGTCCGGAGCGCTGTGGATCGTAAACGGATTGTTGGGATTCCTCAACGAGAAGATTCGCAATCGTTGCAGT ttgTTCCGCGACTATGACGAACTGGCGGAAAAGTTCGATCGAAGCTTGCTGCCGAAGGAACACGGTGGCAAGGAACCGAAAAGCGAGCACATTCGTGCGTTCCGGGAACGGTGCGAGCGTTACCGTGagcggatgctgctgctggacgagaTGGATATCGATCTTGACCACAATGAACCGTACTCGCGGCACGCTCTGCTGGATGACATCGAGGGTGGAGCTGTCGGAAGCTTCCGTAAGCTGGAACTCGACTAA